The stretch of DNA AGCCCATGTACCACCAGGACGACCCGAACCTCTTCCAGCGCGCACTGGACCGTTTCTGGGACTGGGTCAGCGATCTCTTCGGCGCCGCCGCCGGCGCGACCCCGGGCGGCGCGGTGGGCCTGTTCGTCATCGTCCTGTTGCTGCTGCTCCTGGTCGGCGCCCTGTGGTGGCGTCTCGGCACTCCGCGTCGCCTCCCCTCCGCTTCGGCCACCCTCTTCGACGACCGCCCCCGCAGCGCCGCCCAGCATCGGGCGGCAGCCGAGGCACACGCGGCCAAGGCCCACTGGACCGCCGCCGTACAGGAACGCATGCGTGCCGTCGTACGCTCCCTGGAAGAACGCGCGATCCTCGACCCACGTCCGGGCCGCACAGCGGACGAGGCCGCCGCGGAAGCCGCGCACGCACTCCCCTCCCACACGGCCTCGCTGCGTTCCGCCGCCGAGGAGTTCGACGCCGTCACATACGGAGGCCGGAGCGCGGACGAGACGGCATACCGGCGAATGGCCGCTCTCGACAACGCCCTCGAACAGTCGAAGCCCCTGCTGGACGCCACCGCCAGGACGGTGGGATGACCGCGGAGCCCTCCACCTCCCTCGCCCCCGCCCCTCGCCAGGTATGGACCCGCACCCGGGGCATCGTGTTGGCGTGTGTCGTTCTCCTGGCCGCGGCCCTCGCTATCGCTTTGGTCCGCTCGGGAGCTCAGCACGGCCGTCTCGACCCACGGTCCGCGGACCCGCGCGGCAGTCGCGCCGCCGTAGAGCTCCTCAAGGATCGCGGGGTTTCCACCCGAGTCGTCACCACCCTCGACGAGGCACGAAGGGCGCACAGCCCCGACACCACACTCCTGGTGGCCTCCCCCGAACTGCTCACCGCCCGCCAGCAGTCGTTGCTCCGCGCCTCCGCCGAAGGCGCCCAGGGGCGTACCGTCCTCGTCGCGCCCGGCTCCTCCTCGATCGGCCGACTGGTCCCCGGAGTGAAGGCCGCCGCCTCCAGCGCCACGACGCTCCTCAGCCCCGGCTGCGACCTGCCCACCGCACGCAGAGCCGGACCGGCGGAGACCGGCGGTGTCCGCTACTCCACGCACCTTCCCCAAGCCGCGCTCTGCTACCTCAGCGACGGGCTCCCCACCCTCCTCGAACTTCCCACCGCTGTCGGGGACAACGCGCCCCCCGGCGGCAACGCTGCCGAACGGGCCAGGGACGGAGCCGACCAGGGCGACACCGTCGTCCTCGGCGCTCCCGACATCCTCTACAACAACCGCCTCGACAAGCAGGGGAACGCGTCGCTCGCCCTGCAACTCCTCGGTGCCCACTCGCATCTGGTCTGGTACCTCCCCTCCTCCGACGTGGCCCCGGCTGACGGCGGGGACCGCAGCCTCTTCGACCTGCTTCCCTCCGGCTGGCTCTGGGGCACTCTTCAACTGGTCATCGCCGCAGCGTTGGCAGCGGTCTGGCGGGGCCGAAGGCTGGGCCCCCTCGTACCGGAAAACCTCCCTGTGGCCGTACGCGCCTCCGAGACCGTCGAAGGCCGAGCACGCCTCTACGAAAAGGCCAACGCCCGCGAACGCGCGGCGACCGCACTACGGACGGCGGCCCGCACCCGTCTGGCTCGCCTCGCAGCGGTCCCCCCGTCGCAGGCCCACTCCCCTGAGGCACTGCTTCCCGCACTCACCCCCCACCTGTCGTCCCCGCACCCCGGCGCTCCTCAGGAACGCCTGATGCCTCTACTCTTCGGGCCGCCGCCGACCACCGACATGGCCCTCGTCACTCTCGCCGACCAACTCGACGCCCTCGAAAGAGAGGTACGCACCACATGAGCGCCCCGACCGCTGACGACGCGGACCGTGCCCGGTCATCCCTGGAGGCTCTTCGCACCGAGATCGCGAAGGCAGTCGTCGGCCAGGACCCTGCCGTCACCGGTCTCGTCGTAGCCCTCCTCTGCCGGGGCCATGTGCTCCTGGAAGGGGTGCCCGGTGTCGCCAAGACCCTCCTCGTGCGCGCCCTCGCCGCCTCCCTCGAACTCGACACCAAACGCGTTCAGTTCACCCCTGACCTGATGCCGAGCGACATCACGGGTTCACTGGTCTACGACTCCAGGAACGCCGAGTTCTCCTTCCAGCCCGGTCCGGTCTTCACCAACCTCCTGCTGGCCGACGAGATCAACCGCACTCCCCCCAAAACCCAGTCCTCTCTCCTTGAGGCCATGGAGGAACGCCAGGTCACTGTCGACGGCTCCCCCCGCCGCCTGCCCGAGCCGTTCCTCGTGGCCGCCACTCAGAATCCGGTCGAGTACGAGGGCACCTATCCCCTGCCCGAGGCTCAGCTCGACCGCTTCCTCCTCAAACTCACCATCCCCCTTCCGTCCCGCGAGGACGAGATCGGTGTACTCACACGGCACGCGGAGGGCTTCGATCCCCGCGATCTACGCGGAGCGGGTCTCCGTCCGGTGGCTTCCGCCGCCGGCCTGGAGGCCGCGCGTACCGCTGTCGCCAAGGTCTCGGTCTCTCCCGAGATCGCTGGTTATGTGGTCGACATCTGCCGTGCCACTCGCGAATCGCCGTCCCTGACCCTGGGCGTCTCTCCACGAGGCGCGACTGCGCTGCTTTCCACGGCCCGCGCGTGGGCCTGGCTCACCGGTCGCGACTACGTCATCCCCGACGATGTCAAAGCCCTGGCGCTACCGACCCTCCGGCATCGGGTGCAGCTGCGTCCCGAAGCGGAGATGGAGGGAGTAACCACTGACTCCGTCATCAACGCCGTCCTCCATCACGTCCCCGTCCCGCGCTGATCCGAGGACTCATGGCATTCACCGGACGAGCCGCCCTCCTGGCGGCGCTCGGCTCCCTCCCCGTCGGTTTTCTCGAACCCGGTTGGACAGGCATCGCTGCCTTCAATGGGTCCGTCGCACTCGCAATGATGTGCGACTACGCTCTCGCCGCGCCAGTACGAAAGCTCCTTTTCACCCGATCCGGTGATACATCCGTTCGACTTGGAGAATCAGTCGATGTGACCTTGACGGTCACCAATCCGTCAGGCCGACCGTTGCGTGCCCGCCTGCGTGACGCCTGGCCGCCCAGCAGTTGGGCTGCCGGCTCCGAAGTCGCGGCCTCCCGCCACCGATTGCTCGTCCCCGCGGGGGAACGTCGCCACCTCGCGACTGAGCTTCGTCCCACCCGCAGGGGAGAGCGGCGGGCGGAGCGTGTCACGGTCCGCTCGTACGGCCCGCTCGGACTGGCCGCCCGGCAGGGCAGTCACACTGTGCCGTGGGCTGTCCGCGTCGTACCACCGTTCCACAGTCGCAAGCACCTGCCGGCGAAGCTGGCGCGCCTGCGTGAACTGGACGGACGGACAAGCGTCCTGACGCGCGGGGAGGGAACGGAGTTCGACAGTCTGCGTGACTATGTACCGGGGGACGACACCCGATCCATCGACTGGCGGGCGACAGCGCGGCAGTCAGCGGTGGCGGTGCGGACCTGGCGCCCTGAACGCGACCGCAGGATCTTGCTGGTCCTTGATACGGGTCGCACCTCAGCCGGACGTGTGGGGGATGTCCCGCGCCTCGACGCGGCGATGGAGGCCGCGCTGCTGCTGGGTGCTCTCGCGTCCCGCGCGGGCGACCGGGTCGACCTTCTCGCGTACGACCGCCGTGTCCGCGCCGCGGTCCAGGGCAGGAGCGCGGGCGATGTTCTGCCGGCCCTGGTCGACGCGATGGCCACGTTGGAGCCAGAACTCGTGGAGACGGACGCGCGGGGGCTGACGGCCGGAGCGCTGCGGAGCGCCTCCCGCCGATCCTTGATCGTGCTCCTGACCACCCTGGACGCGGCTCCCATGGAGGAGGGGATCCTTCCGCTGCTGCCACAGCTGACCAAACGCCATTCGGTGCTGGTCGCTTCAGTCGCGGACCCTGGTGTTCGCCGTATGACCGCAGCACGCGGGACGGTCGAGGCGGTCTACTCCGCAGCCGCCGCCGAACAGGCCCAGGCGGAGCGTGGACGCATCACCGAGCAACTCAGGCGCCATGGCGTCACCGTGGTGGACGCCGTCCCTGAGGAACTGCCTCCGGCCCTCGCGGACGCCTACCTCTCACTGAAGGCGTCAGGACGCCTGTAACCAGCGGTCGGCGGCGACTCGACTACAAGAAAGCACAAATCTGTTCCGCCTTGGAACGCAGAAAGGCCCCGCACCAATGGTGCGGGGCCTTCCCGGAATGATTGTTCGGCGGCGTCCTACTCTCCCACAGGGTCCCCCCTGCAGTACCATCGGCGCTATGAGGCTTAGCTTCCGGGTTCGAAATGTAACCGGGCGTTTCCCTCACGCTATAACCACCGAAACCCTATGAAACACAACCCGACCGCACCACCATCCCGTGGCCCGGGACAGGGGGGTCGTCGGCTGTTCGTGGTTTCAGAACCAACACAGTGGACGCGAGCAACTGAGGACAAGCCCTCGGCCTATTAGTACCAGTCAACTCCACCCATTACTGGGCTTCCATATCTGGCCTATCAACCCAGTCGTCTACTGGGAGCCTTAACCCCTCAAGGAGGTGGGAATACTCATCTCGAAGCAGGCTTCCCGCTTAGATGCTTTCAGCGGTTATCCCTCCCGAACGTAGCCAACCAGCCATGCCCTTGGCAGGACAACTGGCACACCAGAGGTTCGTCCGTCCCGGTCCTCTCGTACTAGGGACAGCCCTTCTCAATATTCCTACGCGCACAGCGGATAGGGACCGAACTGTCTCACGACGTTCTAAACCCAGCTCGCGTACCGCTTTAATGGGCGAACAGCCCAACCCTTGGGACCGACTCCAGCCCCAGGATGCGACGAGCCGACATCGAGGTGCCAAACCATCCCGTCGATATGGACTCTTGGGGAAGATCAGCCTGTTATCCCCGGGGTACCTTTTATCCGTTGAGCGACGGCGCTTCCACAAGCCACCGCCGGATCACTAGTCCCGACTTTCGTCCCTGCTCGACCCGTCGGTCTCACAGTCAAGCTCCCTTGTGCACTTACACTCAACACCTGATTACCAACCAGGCTGAGGGAACCTTTGGGCGCCTCCGTTACTCTTTAGGAGGCAACCGCCCCAGTTAAACTACCCATCAGACACTGTCCCTGATCCGGATCACGGACCCAGGTTAGACATCCAGCACGACCAGAGTGGTATTTCAACGACGACTCCCCCTGAACTGGCGTCCAGAGTTCACAGTCTCCCACCTATCCTACACAAGCCGAACCGAACACCAATATCAAACTGTAGTAAAGGTCCCGGGGTCTTTCCGTCCTGCTGCGCGAAACGAGCATCTTTACTCGTAGTGCAATTTCACCGGGCCTATGGTTGAGACAGTCGAGAAGTCGTTACGCCATTCGTGCAGGTCGGAACTTACCCGACAAGGAATTTCGCTACCTTAGGATGGTTATAGTTACCACCGCCGTTTACTGGCGCTTAAGTTCTCAGCCTCGCACACCCGAAAGTGCACTAACCGGTCCCCTTAACGTTCCAGCACCGGGCAGGCGTCAGTCCGTATACATCGCCTTACGGCTTCGCACGGACCTGTGTTTTTAGTAAACAGTCGCTTCTCGCTGGTCTCTGCGGCCACACCCAGCTCAGAGTGCAAAACTCATCACCAGACATGGCCCCCCTTCTCCCGAAGTTACGGGGGCATTTTGCCGAGTTCCTTAACCATAGTTCACCCGAACGCCTCGGTATTCTCTACCTGACCACCTGAGTCGGTTTAGGGTACGGGCCGCCATAAAACTCGCTAGAGGCTTTTCTCGACAGCATAGGATCATCCACTTCACCACAATCGGCTCGGCATCAGGTCTCAGCCCCATGTGCGACGGATTTACCTACCGCACGGCCTACACCCTTACCCCGGGACTACCACCGCCCGGGATGGACTACCTTCCTGCGTCACCCCATCACTCACCTACTACCACCTTGGTCCGGCGGCTCCACCACTTTCCCTTGCCCGAAGGCTCCGGAACGGCTTCACGGCCTCAGCATCAGAGGATTCAATGTTTGACGCTCTACAGCGGGTACCGGAATATCAACCGGTTATCCATCGACTACGCCTGTCGGCCTCGCCTTAGGTCCCGACTTACCCTGGGCAGATCAGCTTGACCCAGGAACCCTTAGTCAATCGGCGCACACGTTTCTCACGTGTGTATCGCTACTCATGCCTGCATTCTCACTCGTGAACCGTCCACCACTCGCTTACGCGGCGACTTCACCCGGCACACGACGCTCCCCTACCCATCACAGTCCCCGTTGGGGGTACATACTGCAATGACACGACTTCGGCGGTACGCTTGAGCCCCGCTACATTGTCGGCGCGGAATCACTAGACCAGTGAGCTATTACGCACTCTTTCAAGGGTGGCTGCTTCTAAGCCAACCTCCTGGTTGTCTCTGCGACTCCACATCCTTTCCCACTTAGCGTACGCTTAGGGGCCTTAGTCGATGCTCTGGGCTGTTTCCCTCTCGACCATGGAGCTTATCCCCCACAGTCTCACTGCCGCGCTCTCACTTACCGGCATTCGGAGTTTGGCTAAGGTCAGTAACCCGGTAGGGCCCATCGCCTATCCAGTGCTCTACCTCCGGCAAGAAACACACGACGCTGCACCTAAATGCATTTCGGGGAGAACCAGCTATCACGGAGTTTGATTGGCCTTTCACCCCTAACCACAGGTCATCCCCCAGGTTTTCAACCCTGGTGGGTTCGGTCCTCCACGACCTCTTACAGCCGCTTCAACCTGCCCATGGCTAGATCACTCCGCTTCGGGTCTTGAGCATGCTACTAAAACGCCCTCTTAGGACTCGCTTTCGCTACGGCTTCCCCACACGGGTTAACCTCGCAACACACCGCAAACTCGCAGGCTCATTCTTCAAAAGGCACGCAGTCACGACGTTGAATGACAAGTCATCCAACGCGACGCTCCCACGGCTTGTAGGCACACGGTTTCAGGTACTATTTCACTCCCCTCCCGGGGTACTTTTCACCATTCCCTCACGGTACTATCCGCTATCGGTCACCAGGGAATATTTAGGCTTAGCGGGTGGTCCCGCCAGATTCACACAGGATTTCTCGGGCCCCGTGCTACTTGGGTGTCTCTCAAACAAGCCGCTGATGTTTCGACTACGGGGGTCTTACCCTCTACGCCGGACCTTTCGCATGTCCTTCGCCTACACCAACGGTTTCTGACTTGTCTCACGGCCGGCAGACCGTAAAAGAGAGATCCCACAACCCCGCATGCGCAACCCCTGCCGGGTATCACACACATACGGTTTGGCCTCATCCAGTTTCGCTCGCCACTACTCCCGGAATCACGGTTGTTTTCTCTTCCTGCGGGTACTGAGATGTTTCACTTCCCCGCGTTCCCTCCACACTGCCTATACATTCAGCAGCGGGTGACAGCCCATGACGACTGCCGGGTTTCCCCATTCGGACACCCCCGGATCAAAGCTCGGTTGACAGCTCCCCGGGGCCTATCGCGGCCTCCCACGTCCTTCATCGGTTCCTGGTACCAAGGCATCCACCGTGCGCCCTTAAAAACTTGGCCACAGATGCTCGCGTCCACTGTGCAGTTCTCAAACAACGACCAGCCACCCATCACCCCGCCCAACCGGACGAGTGCACTGGGGCCGGCAACCGAAGACACAACCTCACGGCCGTACCCTCAGACACCCAACAGCGTGCCCGACACCCTCCGTCCCCGTTCCCTCCGCTCCACGCTCCGAAGAGCAGTACTGGAAGAAGAACAACAACCGAGTGTGCCGAATAGTCAACGTTCCACCCATGAGCAACCAGCACCGGACATTCGCCGATGAACTGGCCCCTGACCCGGACAAGTCCGAGTAAGAAGTGCTCCTTAGAAAGGAGGTGATCCAGCCGCACCTTCCGGTACGGCTACCTTGTTACGACTTCGTCCCAATCGCCAGTCCCACCTTCGACAGCTCCCTCCCACAAGGGGTTGGGCCACCGGCTTCGGGTGTTACCGACTTTCGTGACGTGACGGGCGGTGTGTACAAGGCCCGGGAACGTATTCACCGCAGCAATGCTGATCTGCGATTACTAGCAACTCCGACTTCATGGGGTCGAGTTGCAGACCCCAATCCGAACTGAGACCGGCTTTTTGAGATTCGCTCCACCTCGCGGTATCGCAGCTCATTGTACCGGCCATTGTAGCACGTGTGCAGCCCAAGACATAAGGGGCATGATGACTTGACGTCGTCCCCACCTTCCTCCGAGTTGACCCCGGCGGTCTCCCGTGAGTCCCCAACACCCCGAAGGGCTTGCTGGCAACACGGGACAAGGGTTGCGCTCGTTGCGGGACTTAACCCAACATCTCACGACACGAGCTGACGACAGCCATGCACCACCTGTACACCGACCACAAGGGGGCGCCTGTCTCCAGACGTTTCCGGTGTATGTCAAGCCTTGGTAAGGTTCTTCGCGTTGCGTCGAATTAAGCCACATGCTCCGCTGCTTGTGCGGGCCCCCGTCAATTCCTTTGAGTTTTAGCCTTGCGGCCGTACTCCCCAGGCGGGGCACTTAATGCGTTAGCTGCGGCACGGACAACGTGGAATGTTGCCCACACCTAGTGCCCACCGTTTACGGCGTGGACTACCAGGGTATCTAATCCTGTTCGCTCCCCACGCTTTCGCTCCTCAGCGTCAGTATCGGCCCAGAGATCCGCCTTCGCCACCGGTGTTCCTCCTGATATCTGCGCATTTCACCGCTACACCAGGAATTCCGATCTCCCCTACCGAACTCTAGCCTGCCCGTATCGACTGCAGACCTGGGGTTAAGCCCCAGGCTTTCACAACCGACGTGACAAGCCGCCTACGAGCTCTTTACGCCCAATAATTCCGGACAACGCTTGCGCCCTACGTATTACCGCGGCTGCTGGCACGTAGTTAGCCGGCGCTTCTTCTGCAGGTACCGTCACTTTCGCTTCTTCCCTGCTGAAAGAGGTTTACAACCCGAAGGCCGTCATCCCTCACGCGGCGTCGCTGCATCAGGCTTTCGCCCATTGTGCAATATTCCCCACTGCTGCCTCCCGTAGGAGTCTGGGCCGTGTCTCAGTCCCAGTGTGGCCGGTCGCCCTCTCAGGCCGGCTACCCGTCGTCGCCTTGGTGAGCCACTACCTCACCAACAAGCTGATAGGCCGCGGGCTCATCCTGCACCGCCGGAGCTTTCCACACACATCCCATGCGGGAGCGTGTCGTATCCGGTATTAGACCCCGTTTCCAGGGCTTGTCCCAGAGTGCAGGGCAGATTGCCCACGTGTTACTCACCCGTTCGCCACTAATCCACCCCGAAGGGCTTCATCGTTCGACTTGCATGTGTTAAGCACGCCGCCAGCGTTCGTCCTGAGCCAGGATCAAACTCTCCGTGAATGTTTTCCCGTGATCGGGAGACACCACGAGAGCGGAACCGGAGGAAGGAATAATTCTCCCGGTTCACAGCGTCCTCGCTATGTATTCTTCAAAGGAACCACCAACCTGCCGAAGCAGGCCGGGGTATCAACATATTTGGCGTTGACTTTTGGCACGCTGTTGAGTTCTCAAGGAACGGACGCTTCCTTTGTACTCACCCTCTCGGGCTTTCCTCCGGGCGCTTCCCTTCGGTATTTCGTGTTTCCAACTCTACCAGATCCGTTTTCCGTTCCGTTTCCGGTCCGAATTTGTTTCCAGTGGCCGTTGGAGGGCCTTTGCCTTTCGGCTTGATCCGACTTTATCAGAAGCTTTCAGTCGGTCAGAACCAACTTCTAGAGATCCGATTTCATCGGGCGGCTTCTCGAATTGCATTTCGGGAAGCTCGCAGATACTAACTGTCACGGCCGAACTTGTCCAGTTCAAGGCAACTGTTCGAATCTACCGCCCGTCATCCGTCGTGTCAACGACTTTTTCGGGGCGATGAGGAGACTAGCAGCTCAGGGCGGGCCAACGCACATCACGCCGCAGTGGGCCGGACCGCGCTGATCGCCCCAGCCGCCAGGTCACCCGTCTCTCCCTCGCGGACCGCGCGCCCTCCCAGGACGTACACGTACAGGAGGAAGGCGGCTTCGGCGGCGATGCCGATGGTGATCCGTGCCCAGGTCGGCAGGCCAGAGGGGGTCACGAAGCCCTCAATGGCGCCGGAGACGAACAGTACGAGGGCGAGGCCGATCGCCATGCCCATGGCCGCTCTCCCCTCGGCCGCGAGTGCGTCACGGCGGCTCCTCGGCCCCGGGTCGATGAGGGTCCAGCCGAGGCGCAGTCCCGTGCCCGCGGCGACGAAGACAGCCGTGAGTTCGAGGAGTCCGTGCGGAAGGACGAGGCCGAGGAAGGTGTCCAGCCGGCCCGCGTCCGACATCAGCCCCGCGCCCAGGCCCAGGTTGAGCATGTTCTGGAAGAGGATCCAGACGACGGGCAGACACAGAAAGCCGCCCAGGACCAGGCACATCGCCACCGCTTGGGCGTTGTTCGTCCACACCTGTGCGGCGAACGAGGTGGCGGGATGACTTGAGTAGTACGTCTCGTACTGCCCGCCGGGCTGGGTGAGCCGGCGGAGCTCGGCGGGTGCCGCGATGGTCGAGCGGACCTCGGGGTGGGTGCCGATCCACCAGCCGAGCAAAGCGGCGACCGCGACCGAGAGCAGCGCTGTGGGGACCCACCAGTGCCGGGTGCGGTAGACCGCCGCGG from Streptomyces tsukubensis encodes:
- a CDS encoding DUF58 domain-containing protein; protein product: MAFTGRAALLAALGSLPVGFLEPGWTGIAAFNGSVALAMMCDYALAAPVRKLLFTRSGDTSVRLGESVDVTLTVTNPSGRPLRARLRDAWPPSSWAAGSEVAASRHRLLVPAGERRHLATELRPTRRGERRAERVTVRSYGPLGLAARQGSHTVPWAVRVVPPFHSRKHLPAKLARLRELDGRTSVLTRGEGTEFDSLRDYVPGDDTRSIDWRATARQSAVAVRTWRPERDRRILLVLDTGRTSAGRVGDVPRLDAAMEAALLLGALASRAGDRVDLLAYDRRVRAAVQGRSAGDVLPALVDAMATLEPELVETDARGLTAGALRSASRRSLIVLLTTLDAAPMEEGILPLLPQLTKRHSVLVASVADPGVRRMTAARGTVEAVYSAAAAEQAQAERGRITEQLRRHGVTVVDAVPEELPPALADAYLSLKASGRL
- a CDS encoding DUF4129 domain-containing protein; translated protein: MSAAVAALSLGDDQPPLTVDRGPGRGAAERELSKPMYHQDDPNLFQRALDRFWDWVSDLFGAAAGATPGGAVGLFVIVLLLLLLVGALWWRLGTPRRLPSASATLFDDRPRSAAQHRAAAEAHAAKAHWTAAVQERMRAVVRSLEERAILDPRPGRTADEAAAEAAHALPSHTASLRSAAEEFDAVTYGGRSADETAYRRMAALDNALEQSKPLLDATARTVG
- a CDS encoding stage II sporulation protein M, with amino-acid sequence MDVDVFVSAHRAEWDRLAALLRRPNRLTGAEADELVVLYQRTATHLSLIRSSTPDPRLTGHLTQLVARARSVVTGTRRATWRDAARFLTRGFPAAVYRTRHWWVPTALLSVAVAALLGWWIGTHPEVRSTIAAPAELRRLTQPGGQYETYYSSHPATSFAAQVWTNNAQAVAMCLVLGGFLCLPVVWILFQNMLNLGLGAGLMSDAGRLDTFLGLVLPHGLLELTAVFVAAGTGLRLGWTLIDPGPRSRRDALAAEGRAAMGMAIGLALVLFVSGAIEGFVTPSGLPTWARITIGIAAEAAFLLYVYVLGGRAVREGETGDLAAGAISAVRPTAA
- a CDS encoding AAA family ATPase, producing MSAPTADDADRARSSLEALRTEIAKAVVGQDPAVTGLVVALLCRGHVLLEGVPGVAKTLLVRALAASLELDTKRVQFTPDLMPSDITGSLVYDSRNAEFSFQPGPVFTNLLLADEINRTPPKTQSSLLEAMEERQVTVDGSPRRLPEPFLVAATQNPVEYEGTYPLPEAQLDRFLLKLTIPLPSREDEIGVLTRHAEGFDPRDLRGAGLRPVASAAGLEAARTAVAKVSVSPEIAGYVVDICRATRESPSLTLGVSPRGATALLSTARAWAWLTGRDYVIPDDVKALALPTLRHRVQLRPEAEMEGVTTDSVINAVLHHVPVPR
- a CDS encoding DUF4350 domain-containing protein; its protein translation is MTAEPSTSLAPAPRQVWTRTRGIVLACVVLLAAALAIALVRSGAQHGRLDPRSADPRGSRAAVELLKDRGVSTRVVTTLDEARRAHSPDTTLLVASPELLTARQQSLLRASAEGAQGRTVLVAPGSSSIGRLVPGVKAAASSATTLLSPGCDLPTARRAGPAETGGVRYSTHLPQAALCYLSDGLPTLLELPTAVGDNAPPGGNAAERARDGADQGDTVVLGAPDILYNNRLDKQGNASLALQLLGAHSHLVWYLPSSDVAPADGGDRSLFDLLPSGWLWGTLQLVIAAALAAVWRGRRLGPLVPENLPVAVRASETVEGRARLYEKANARERAATALRTAARTRLARLAAVPPSQAHSPEALLPALTPHLSSPHPGAPQERLMPLLFGPPPTTDMALVTLADQLDALEREVRTT